In Mongoliitalea daihaiensis, one DNA window encodes the following:
- a CDS encoding glycosyltransferase has product MNEALTVVIPVFNEEGNIFRIKDSLQQYMAESSLTVLVLFVNDGSKDGSLSLIEQVCMEDARFGFLSFSQNKGLSAAIKAGFDHCESEFVGYIDADLQTSPLDFCTFEKYISTYQLVTGERQHRQDGFGKRLSSNFANWFRNSFLHDGMNDTGCPLKIFQRKFALQLPYFNGVHRFFPALTQIYGGQVKVLPVQHFPRQAGESKFNAFNRIVQPFLDTLVVHRLKKRAIQYKVATFKKPQLPSA; this is encoded by the coding sequence ATGAATGAAGCTCTAACCGTCGTCATCCCTGTTTTCAACGAAGAAGGAAATATTTTCAGAATTAAAGACTCTTTGCAACAATACATGGCGGAGTCTTCGTTGACTGTTTTGGTTCTTTTTGTCAACGATGGTTCTAAAGATGGAAGTTTATCATTAATTGAACAGGTATGTATGGAAGACGCACGCTTTGGATTTTTGTCTTTTTCTCAAAACAAAGGTTTAAGTGCTGCAATTAAAGCTGGATTTGACCATTGTGAAAGCGAGTTTGTAGGGTACATAGATGCTGATTTACAAACGAGTCCACTGGATTTTTGTACATTTGAAAAGTATATCAGCACCTATCAATTGGTGACAGGAGAGCGACAACATCGGCAAGATGGTTTTGGGAAGCGTTTATCTTCTAACTTCGCTAACTGGTTTCGCAACAGTTTTCTGCATGATGGAATGAATGATACCGGCTGTCCTTTAAAAATATTCCAACGAAAATTTGCATTGCAATTACCCTATTTTAACGGTGTTCATCGCTTTTTCCCTGCATTGACACAAATTTATGGAGGGCAAGTGAAAGTTTTACCGGTACAGCACTTTCCAAGGCAGGCTGGTGAATCAAAATTTAATGCGTTCAATAGGATAGTACAGCCCTTTTTAGATACACTAGTAGTACATCGCCTGAAGAAACGGGCTATCCAATACAAGGTTGCTACGTTCAAAAAACCCCAACTTCCATCTGCATGA
- a CDS encoding potassium channel family protein — MKILFTQISYFIKNKPDRRNMKLLLKFTLVLFFIIAVFTVTFHYLMSFEGREFSWLTGLYWTLTVMSTLGFGDITFETDLGRTFSVLVLLTGMLFLLILFPFIFINFFYSPWMKAQEQSRVPKALDEGMKGHVILTNYDPVTQALIKKLVRIHVPYVVLVTKFEEGLKLREMDVFVMLGELDDPKTYTNARVNEAALVATTTTDVMNTSVAFTVREVCPKVPIIATCNYPASEDILELAGCNHVLRLGEIMGTYLARRASGGDASAQIIGKFEDLNIAEATVKGSQLVGLKLKETNLRAHVGVSVLGIWERGYYEAASPETMIEENTVLVLAGTEEQIQNYNRQYCVKNPSSAPLVIIGGGRVGRATGRALAARGLDYRIVEKVQDRIKDTGKYVFGDAADYETLSKAGIQNAPCVLISTHEDDVNTYLTIYCRKLRPDIQVITRATYDRNLSTIHRAGADFVLSYASMGSNNILNLLNRSDTLMVAEGLDLIKIKVPESLEGKSIAESDIRKETGCTVIALKRAGGMEVNPDPSSILEKGIEIVLIGTVEAENKFFKEFEV, encoded by the coding sequence ATGAAAATTCTTTTTACACAAATCAGCTATTTCATCAAAAATAAGCCTGATCGAAGGAATATGAAGTTGCTTCTCAAGTTTACTTTGGTGCTGTTTTTTATTATTGCCGTGTTTACGGTCACATTTCATTACCTGATGTCCTTTGAAGGGAGGGAGTTTTCTTGGTTAACAGGACTTTATTGGACCTTGACTGTAATGTCAACCCTTGGTTTTGGGGACATCACCTTTGAAACTGACTTGGGAAGAACATTTAGTGTCCTCGTACTGTTGACAGGAATGTTGTTTTTATTGATTTTATTCCCCTTTATTTTTATAAATTTTTTCTATTCTCCATGGATGAAAGCTCAGGAGCAATCCCGGGTTCCCAAAGCATTGGATGAGGGGATGAAAGGACATGTGATTTTGACCAATTATGACCCTGTTACCCAAGCATTGATTAAAAAGTTGGTTCGCATCCATGTTCCTTATGTTGTTTTGGTGACCAAATTTGAAGAAGGGCTTAAGCTGAGGGAAATGGATGTATTCGTCATGTTGGGGGAACTCGATGACCCGAAGACATATACGAATGCAAGGGTAAATGAGGCAGCTTTGGTAGCTACTACAACGACGGATGTGATGAACACCTCCGTGGCTTTTACTGTTCGGGAAGTATGTCCAAAGGTGCCTATAATTGCCACATGCAATTATCCTGCCTCTGAAGATATTCTTGAATTAGCTGGTTGCAATCATGTCCTGAGATTAGGAGAAATCATGGGAACTTACCTGGCTAGACGTGCGAGTGGAGGAGATGCATCTGCTCAGATTATTGGAAAGTTTGAAGACCTGAACATTGCGGAGGCAACTGTCAAAGGATCTCAATTGGTAGGCTTAAAGTTAAAAGAAACAAATCTTCGCGCACATGTAGGGGTCAGTGTGTTGGGTATTTGGGAGCGTGGGTACTATGAAGCGGCTTCTCCAGAGACAATGATTGAAGAAAACACCGTTTTAGTACTGGCAGGAACAGAGGAACAAATCCAAAATTACAATCGGCAATACTGTGTCAAAAATCCAAGTTCAGCACCATTGGTGATCATCGGTGGCGGGAGAGTAGGTAGGGCAACTGGGCGTGCGCTCGCTGCAAGAGGCTTGGATTATAGGATTGTTGAAAAAGTGCAGGACAGAATCAAGGATACAGGGAAGTATGTTTTCGGAGATGCGGCGGATTATGAAACTTTATCCAAAGCAGGAATCCAAAATGCTCCATGTGTACTCATTTCCACCCATGAAGACGATGTCAATACCTATTTGACGATTTATTGCAGAAAGCTACGTCCGGATATTCAGGTTATCACCAGAGCTACTTATGACCGTAATTTGAGTACCATTCATAGGGCAGGTGCGGATTTTGTGCTATCCTATGCTTCTATGGGTTCCAATAATATTCTCAACTTACTCAATAGAAGCGATACACTCATGGTGGCAGAGGGGTTAGATTTGATCAAAATAAAAGTTCCTGAATCATTAGAAGGCAAGTCAATTGCTGAAAGTGACATACGCAAAGAAACCGGATGTACCGTGATCGCATTGAAGCGGGCTGGAGGAATGGAGGTCAATCCTGACCCTTCCAGTATATTGGAGAAAGGAATTGAAATAGTTTTGATCGGAACAGTAGAGGCTGAAAATAAATTTTTTAAAGAGTTTGAGGTATAA
- a CDS encoding outer membrane beta-barrel family protein gives MKTLNQLFITLLVFTGAISQHTYAQTSEDSKPVYQIIGKVFEKEKNEAIPYAAVALVDAATGSPVSGAVAGFDGEFIIANFGDGAYKVQVSFLGFQSYTSSIITIDPNNFKVDLGQIALETEAVALQEVTVMGQRDLIEEKVDRTIYNAENDKTLIGGDATDVMRRVPMLSVDLDGNVSMRGSSNILVLINGKQSAIVASNVADALKQIPAEEIKAIEVITSPSAKYDAEGTGGVINIVTKKNNLQGATLNINSSAGLRGSNLGLNASLKRGKMGWTLGGFGRAGYNIRGFFDNQQTVTNADGSSLQINQYADTRSNMIFGRYNLGWDYEIDKFNFLTASVSFGLRNMQNNQDGLKTETLFEETVISSLLRDVNVSNLSNNVDVNFNYTKTYEKPQKEFSISGLYSQNNLTNDFINSLYNGTFDDILSRVKNNNLGVNQEYTIQLDYVNPIGNSKTKILEYGAKNILRRASSDFAYFTAIGSDGEFVEIDDVNFSNEFTYDQNVTAAYASFTSNFLKKYSFKGGLRYEYTTINADFRNSEIEADIPSYGVLVPSVNLSRRLENGKMIKAAYNKRVQRPSLNFLNPNINAANPQQISQGNPLLDPELTDNYELSYSTFSKGTTINFTTFFRNTTGSIQPVRTVQEDDIIFTTFENIGREKAYGLSIFSNITLSDKFSLNGSVDGYYARLNNGLEDPLYAASNDGFVFSGRIFANYSLPNNWQLQSFAFMRGRQVQLQGTAGAFGIYSLNINKQFNEKKGSIGFGAENFFTPVFRINNELFTPSIMQQSTVGLRNMNFKVNFNYRIGKLSMEPSRRKRRGVTNDDLKGGGEGNENMN, from the coding sequence ATGAAAACGCTAAACCAACTCTTCATCACCTTACTTGTATTTACTGGGGCAATTAGCCAGCATACTTACGCTCAAACAAGTGAAGATTCAAAACCCGTCTACCAAATTATTGGGAAAGTCTTTGAAAAAGAAAAAAACGAAGCCATACCATATGCTGCGGTAGCACTTGTAGATGCTGCCACTGGCAGTCCTGTATCAGGTGCAGTGGCAGGTTTTGATGGCGAGTTTATCATTGCCAACTTTGGAGATGGCGCCTACAAGGTGCAAGTATCTTTTTTGGGCTTCCAATCCTATACCTCCTCTATTATAACCATCGATCCCAACAATTTCAAAGTGGATTTGGGACAAATTGCCTTAGAAACTGAGGCTGTTGCCTTGCAGGAAGTCACGGTGATGGGCCAACGGGATTTGATCGAGGAAAAAGTAGATCGGACCATCTATAACGCAGAAAATGATAAAACCTTGATTGGGGGAGATGCAACTGATGTGATGAGAAGAGTCCCTATGCTTTCTGTGGATTTGGATGGTAATGTCTCCATGAGAGGAAGCAGCAATATTTTGGTATTGATCAATGGAAAACAGTCTGCTATCGTAGCTAGTAATGTAGCAGATGCCTTAAAGCAAATACCCGCTGAAGAAATCAAAGCGATAGAAGTTATCACTTCTCCCTCTGCCAAGTACGATGCAGAAGGTACTGGGGGGGTAATCAACATTGTTACCAAAAAGAATAATCTTCAAGGTGCAACCTTAAACATCAACTCCAGTGCAGGACTTCGTGGCAGTAACTTGGGGTTAAACGCAAGTTTGAAAAGGGGGAAAATGGGTTGGACACTGGGAGGATTCGGACGAGCAGGTTACAATATCCGTGGCTTCTTCGATAATCAACAAACAGTAACCAATGCCGATGGTTCATCTTTGCAAATCAATCAATATGCCGATACTCGGAGCAACATGATTTTTGGGCGCTACAATCTAGGCTGGGATTATGAAATCGATAAGTTTAATTTCCTTACTGCATCTGTAAGTTTTGGTTTAAGAAATATGCAGAACAATCAGGATGGATTAAAAACTGAGACGCTTTTTGAAGAAACGGTGATAAGTTCACTTTTAAGAGACGTAAACGTCAGTAATCTTTCGAATAACGTAGATGTAAACTTCAACTACACCAAAACCTACGAGAAACCACAAAAAGAATTTTCCATTTCAGGCTTATACAGTCAAAATAATCTCACCAATGATTTCATCAACAGCTTATACAATGGCACCTTTGATGATATCCTGAGCAGGGTTAAAAATAACAACCTAGGAGTCAATCAGGAATATACCATTCAATTGGATTACGTAAATCCGATTGGAAATAGTAAGACTAAAATTTTGGAATACGGTGCAAAAAATATCCTGAGAAGAGCTTCAAGTGATTTCGCCTATTTCACTGCCATCGGTTCAGATGGAGAGTTTGTGGAAATTGATGATGTGAATTTCTCAAATGAATTCACCTACGATCAAAATGTCACCGCTGCCTATGCCTCATTTACTAGCAATTTCTTAAAAAAGTATTCATTCAAAGGGGGGTTGCGTTATGAATATACCACCATCAATGCAGACTTCAGGAATTCGGAAATAGAAGCAGATATCCCTTCGTATGGAGTTTTGGTTCCAAGTGTAAACCTAAGCAGAAGATTAGAAAACGGCAAAATGATCAAGGCCGCCTATAACAAGCGGGTACAAAGACCTTCTTTAAATTTCTTGAACCCAAACATCAATGCTGCTAATCCTCAACAAATTTCTCAAGGAAATCCACTTTTAGATCCAGAATTGACGGATAACTATGAGCTTTCCTATAGCACATTTAGCAAAGGAACGACCATCAATTTCACTACCTTCTTTAGAAATACCACCGGATCCATCCAACCCGTAAGGACCGTACAGGAAGATGACATCATCTTTACCACGTTTGAAAACATTGGACGTGAAAAAGCCTACGGGTTAAGTATATTCTCAAACATTACCCTCTCGGACAAATTCTCATTGAATGGTAGTGTGGACGGCTATTATGCCCGTTTAAATAATGGATTAGAGGATCCACTTTATGCAGCATCCAATGATGGTTTTGTTTTCTCTGGAAGAATTTTCGCCAACTATTCTCTACCCAACAACTGGCAATTACAATCCTTCGCATTTATGAGAGGTAGACAAGTACAATTGCAGGGTACAGCGGGTGCCTTTGGCATCTACAGCTTGAATATCAACAAGCAGTTTAATGAAAAAAAGGGCAGTATAGGATTTGGAGCTGAAAACTTCTTTACACCGGTATTCAGAATCAACAATGAACTCTTTACTCCATCCATCATGCAACAAAGTACGGTTGGACTACGCAATATGAATTTCAAAGTAAACTTCAACTATAGGATAGGCAAATTAAGTATGGAGCCTAGCCGAAGAAAAAGAAGAGGTGTTACTAACGATGACTTGAAAGGCGGAGGAGAAGGAAACGAAAACATGAATTAA
- a CDS encoding exopolysaccharide biosynthesis polyprenyl glycosylphosphotransferase has product MKTKKLSFVGFGDVISLTFVYLMIVSWVGLNNDTPTWMLSTIYIGLLFTWLSIAFSRDLYLIWGTDTQISVKFKKYFESYFILAGILGIVYLFISFPAEFRKFLVTFLVSFPLTVIFVHSLIYRFTSKVEEIRLKNSKILLAGSPNHAYKLESLFGKMENAKLRIKGIIDCGFEASDEKYETSLANLSTYVSQNDVNEIIVTLPLTEQDKINQIRKICDYEGIRFKYALNMEGLFGEKCKAQQFGDYQVINVRHVPLDNTAQMMMKDVFDIIFSSFALILTSPILLVVAILIKLESAGPVFYCPIRIGKNGEAFKLYKFRSMYVNDPASSGTNSTQKDDPRITRVGRFIRKCSLDELPQFINVLKGEMSVVGPRPHRVFLNNKMRDLSDQYMIRHYSKPGITGWAQVNGWRGPTETEEQITERTKHDLWYLKNWTFFLDVKIVWMTIFGSKTHKSAF; this is encoded by the coding sequence ATGAAAACGAAAAAACTAAGCTTCGTCGGCTTTGGTGACGTAATTAGCTTAACTTTTGTGTATTTGATGATTGTCAGTTGGGTTGGGTTAAACAATGATACTCCCACTTGGATGCTTTCAACCATTTACATTGGATTGCTTTTTACGTGGCTGTCTATTGCCTTTTCCAGAGATCTTTATTTAATCTGGGGCACAGACACTCAAATCAGTGTCAAGTTTAAGAAATACTTCGAATCGTATTTCATATTGGCAGGAATTTTAGGAATTGTATACTTATTTATTTCCTTTCCTGCAGAATTTAGAAAGTTTTTGGTGACTTTCCTCGTTAGTTTTCCATTAACTGTAATTTTTGTACATTCTTTAATTTACAGATTTACTTCCAAAGTTGAAGAGATTCGTCTCAAAAACAGCAAAATTTTATTGGCGGGGAGTCCTAATCATGCTTACAAATTAGAGTCGCTATTTGGCAAAATGGAAAATGCCAAGTTACGCATCAAAGGTATCATTGATTGCGGGTTTGAAGCATCGGATGAGAAATACGAAACCTCATTAGCGAACCTATCTACTTATGTTAGTCAAAACGATGTCAATGAAATAATTGTGACGCTTCCTTTGACAGAACAAGATAAAATCAATCAGATCAGAAAAATCTGTGACTATGAGGGAATCCGTTTCAAGTACGCCTTGAATATGGAGGGATTGTTTGGAGAGAAATGTAAGGCACAGCAGTTTGGAGATTATCAGGTGATCAATGTTCGTCATGTACCTTTGGACAACACTGCCCAGATGATGATGAAGGATGTATTTGATATTATCTTCTCTTCGTTTGCCTTGATATTAACGTCCCCTATTTTACTAGTAGTTGCAATTTTAATTAAACTAGAATCGGCTGGACCGGTATTTTATTGTCCTATCAGAATAGGAAAAAATGGGGAAGCTTTTAAGCTTTATAAATTCCGATCCATGTATGTAAACGATCCTGCATCATCTGGGACAAATTCCACGCAAAAAGATGATCCGCGGATCACAAGAGTTGGAAGGTTTATTAGAAAATGCAGTTTGGATGAACTTCCTCAGTTTATCAATGTATTAAAAGGAGAAATGAGCGTAGTTGGTCCTAGACCTCACCGAGTGTTTTTGAACAATAAAATGCGTGATTTATCAGATCAATATATGATCAGACATTATTCTAAGCCGGGAATCACTGGTTGGGCTCAGGTCAATGGTTGGAGAGGACCGACAGAAACTGAAGAACAAATTACCGAGCGAACCAAGCATGATTTGTGGTATTTGAAAAATTGGACTTTTTTCTTAGATGTCAAAATTGTTTGGATGACTATCTTCGGAAGCAAAACACATAAGTCAGCATTTTAA
- a CDS encoding lipid-A-disaccharide synthase N-terminal domain-containing protein: MSGYLIIGLGLLAQGLFSARFIVQLLQSEKENKVVSPSLFWQLSLFASLLLMIYGFFRNDLVIVGGQLVGYLIYIRNLQLKGDWNELPIVARLAAFLLPLGIAGVLIFGIDYNWDKFLDNPEIEGLLLTWGTLGQLIFTSRFVVQWLYSEKKQESLFPVSFWYISLVGAIIIAVYAIFRKDAVLFIGQAFGLVVYSRNLILHHATKLEKSMDILQKFKAYRFPALWLFTGFVLFFNLGNWEVTESSEARYALIPQEMVESGDYMHPTLMGIHHYHKPPMTYWITALSYKIFGVSSWSARFFLQWALLLQLWLVYKIAGMVFKNDKQAFFSALLFASFPTFIIGGRALTTDAYLAVFIFAALLFWLKYVEKKRVLDLMLFYSMLGLGFLTKGPVVLIVPVVLIVVQRFQGVKGNLGIGWHTLGTFLFLSIGLSWFVLLYIEDAQFLDYFVFKHTVQRFATDTFSRSQPFWFYGAIVLGTAFPWILIVLFNSKDCWKRNDRKVKWLLAWTLIPLIFFSISKSKLILYILPVYPGIAMLSIAVWMGLSKQIQKKWDWVLFAFQLLVLSALALSPLIEPQLVLSYKFYFLLVITASLLISIRVIPFKVIDRSVFGAYLFVMGITAASTYFFGSNAGLVNDQKPIAAFINEELSDKKHLWIYDKRMPSMSFLTDKNIISLYDGDESLNRETQFEKTDSWKDNLINLQELPGWMQQQDLSQTVLMVREKQLLKFPEKFPLTSFAHRKDFGKWVLLY; this comes from the coding sequence ATGAGTGGATATTTGATCATTGGACTTGGCCTATTAGCCCAAGGGCTTTTTTCTGCCCGTTTTATCGTGCAACTCCTACAATCTGAAAAAGAAAATAAGGTAGTCTCGCCAAGTCTTTTTTGGCAGTTAAGTTTATTCGCCTCTTTATTATTGATGATTTATGGGTTTTTCAGAAATGACCTCGTCATTGTAGGAGGGCAGTTGGTAGGGTATCTCATCTATATCCGAAATTTACAATTGAAAGGTGACTGGAACGAACTACCTATAGTTGCAAGGCTTGCTGCGTTTCTCCTGCCTTTAGGTATAGCGGGGGTTCTGATTTTTGGCATCGATTACAACTGGGATAAGTTTTTAGATAATCCCGAAATAGAAGGCCTACTTTTAACATGGGGTACCTTGGGTCAGCTTATATTCACCTCTCGGTTTGTGGTGCAGTGGCTGTATTCAGAGAAAAAGCAAGAATCTCTCTTTCCTGTTTCATTTTGGTACATCAGCTTGGTAGGAGCAATCATTATCGCTGTTTATGCTATTTTTAGAAAAGATGCAGTCTTATTCATCGGTCAAGCTTTTGGTTTGGTTGTCTATAGTAGAAACTTAATTCTGCATCATGCTACGAAACTTGAAAAGTCTATGGATATTTTACAAAAATTTAAAGCATATAGATTTCCTGCTTTATGGTTATTTACTGGGTTTGTTTTGTTTTTTAATTTGGGAAACTGGGAAGTGACAGAAAGTTCGGAAGCGCGCTATGCCTTGATACCTCAGGAAATGGTTGAATCCGGTGATTACATGCACCCTACACTGATGGGTATTCATCATTATCACAAGCCTCCAATGACTTATTGGATTACGGCTTTATCCTATAAGATATTTGGGGTCTCATCTTGGTCGGCACGTTTCTTTTTGCAGTGGGCTTTACTCTTACAGCTATGGCTGGTGTATAAGATTGCAGGGATGGTATTCAAAAATGATAAACAAGCATTCTTTTCTGCCTTGTTATTCGCATCATTTCCCACATTTATCATCGGCGGAAGAGCGCTGACAACAGATGCCTATTTAGCAGTTTTTATTTTTGCTGCACTGTTGTTTTGGTTGAAATACGTTGAAAAAAAGAGGGTATTGGACCTCATGCTTTTTTACTCCATGCTAGGGCTTGGTTTTTTGACCAAAGGACCGGTCGTATTGATAGTGCCGGTTGTTTTAATAGTGGTTCAAAGGTTTCAGGGTGTCAAGGGGAATTTGGGGATTGGTTGGCATACGCTCGGAACTTTCCTTTTTCTTAGCATTGGGTTATCGTGGTTTGTACTCCTATATATAGAGGATGCGCAGTTTTTGGATTATTTTGTATTTAAACATACTGTTCAACGCTTTGCTACAGATACCTTTAGTAGAAGTCAGCCGTTTTGGTTTTACGGAGCGATTGTCTTGGGTACAGCTTTCCCATGGATTTTGATTGTTCTTTTTAATAGCAAAGACTGTTGGAAGAGAAATGATCGAAAAGTAAAGTGGTTGCTCGCCTGGACATTGATTCCATTGATTTTCTTTTCTATTAGTAAATCTAAACTAATTCTTTACATTTTACCCGTCTATCCAGGTATAGCCATGCTATCCATCGCTGTTTGGATGGGTCTCTCAAAGCAAATTCAAAAAAAATGGGATTGGGTATTATTTGCTTTTCAACTGTTGGTTTTATCTGCATTGGCCTTGAGTCCATTGATTGAACCTCAATTGGTCTTAAGCTATAAATTTTATTTTCTCCTGGTGATTACAGCATCTTTATTGATTTCAATTCGGGTTATACCGTTTAAGGTCATTGATCGCTCGGTTTTTGGAGCATATTTGTTTGTCATGGGTATCACAGCTGCTTCTACCTATTTTTTCGGATCAAATGCTGGTTTGGTTAATGACCAAAAACCGATTGCTGCTTTTATCAATGAGGAATTGTCGGACAAAAAACATCTATGGATTTACGATAAGCGAATGCCATCCATGTCATTTTTAACCGATAAAAATATAATTTCTTTATACGATGGTGACGAAAGTTTAAATCGGGAAACACAGTTTGAAAAGACTGATTCATGGAAGGATAATCTGATCAATTTGCAAGAATTACCTGGTTGGATGCAACAGCAAGACCTGTCTCAAACAGTGCTGATGGTTCGTGAAAAGCAATTATTGAAGTTTCCTGAAAAATTCCCTCTAACTTCCTTTGCCCATCGAAAAGATTTCGGGAAGTGGGTATTGCTCTATTAA
- a CDS encoding sensor histidine kinase produces the protein MQQLTFKKNISLLAHILIWALVGFILFLLFPISSGLSFPFPYWLKQIIMFSILIAIFYINYFYLSQQFLFKNQIAKFLTYNFLAGAVYIVILIVYDELWSMQEVMHGVFRPNVPYTPRPRNYSYDVSNLLVFYMSAGISTSIATIQKWQTDEKFRLELEQEKTNSELLYLKAQINPHFFFNTLNNIYSLANIDVEKAKTALLKLSRMMRYVLYETEKNHTLLTKELDFIKDFLELMRLRLSSKVQLQVDLPEKIEDAEIAPMILLPFIENCFKHGISSQQESPIHIVIRKVDQQLVLMTSNRIFKLAEDSPEAKASGIGLTNTKRRLDLLYPSSYQLEIREDLEEGEYDVHLTLTLS, from the coding sequence ATGCAACAACTAACCTTTAAGAAAAATATCTCTCTTCTCGCTCATATCCTGATCTGGGCCTTGGTGGGTTTTATTTTATTCTTGCTGTTCCCGATTTCTTCTGGACTCTCGTTTCCCTTTCCTTATTGGTTGAAGCAAATCATCATGTTCAGTATCCTGATTGCCATTTTTTATATCAATTACTTTTACCTCAGCCAGCAATTTTTATTCAAAAATCAAATCGCAAAGTTCCTGACATATAATTTTTTGGCAGGTGCAGTATACATTGTCATTTTAATAGTATACGATGAGCTATGGAGCATGCAGGAGGTAATGCATGGCGTATTTAGACCGAATGTTCCTTATACCCCCAGGCCTAGAAACTATTCTTACGATGTCTCCAATCTATTGGTGTTCTATATGTCAGCAGGCATCAGCACGAGCATTGCAACCATCCAAAAGTGGCAAACAGATGAAAAATTCCGACTGGAGCTGGAGCAGGAAAAAACCAATTCTGAATTATTGTACCTGAAGGCTCAAATTAATCCTCATTTCTTTTTCAATACACTCAATAATATCTATTCTCTGGCGAATATTGATGTGGAAAAGGCAAAAACCGCTTTGCTAAAATTAAGTCGGATGATGCGCTATGTTTTGTATGAGACAGAGAAAAATCACACCTTGCTGACCAAGGAGCTTGATTTTATCAAAGATTTCCTCGAATTGATGCGATTGAGGCTATCTTCCAAAGTTCAGCTGCAAGTAGACCTTCCTGAGAAAATTGAAGATGCAGAAATTGCTCCGATGATTTTGTTGCCATTCATTGAAAATTGCTTCAAGCATGGAATCAGTTCCCAGCAAGAAAGTCCTATCCATATCGTTATACGAAAAGTTGACCAACAACTCGTATTGATGACGAGCAATAGGATTTTTAAATTAGCGGAAGATTCACCGGAAGCCAAAGCGAGTGGCATCGGATTGACAAATACCAAAAGAAGACTCGATTTGCTCTATCCTTCGAGCTATCAATTAGAAATCCGAGAAGACTTGGAGGAGGGGGAGTATGATGTTCACCTGACATTGACACTTTCCTAA